One part of the Dehalococcoidia bacterium genome encodes these proteins:
- a CDS encoding DUF983 domain-containing protein, protein MRRVFKLVRRGLLLRCPSCGRATLVRGVLRVHQRCRVCGLAFEHDEGFFLGALIVNYLFAFVFGILPAIVLVAAGVWSAPTAIIVAIAAALLLPVVFYWHAKSLWMAVYYVFVPDDLRAARLEALSAIEGGPGAAESAAELSEAERQRRQLEEALAELEGGKPVYRHGGR, encoded by the coding sequence ATGCGGCGCGTTTTCAAACTGGTTCGGCGAGGTCTGTTGCTGCGCTGCCCGAGTTGCGGCAGGGCCACGCTGGTGCGCGGCGTGTTGCGCGTGCATCAGCGCTGTCGCGTCTGCGGCCTCGCCTTCGAGCACGACGAGGGCTTCTTCCTCGGCGCGCTGATCGTGAACTACCTCTTCGCCTTCGTCTTCGGCATCCTGCCGGCGATCGTGCTCGTGGCCGCCGGCGTGTGGAGCGCGCCGACGGCGATCATCGTGGCGATCGCCGCCGCGCTGCTGCTGCCGGTCGTCTTCTACTGGCACGCCAAGAGCCTGTGGATGGCGGTCTACTACGTCTTCGTGCCGGACGATCTGCGCGCCGCACGCCTGGAGGCGCTGTCGGCAATTGAAGGCGGCCCGGGCGCGGCCGAATCCGCGGCTGAGCTTAGCGAAGCTGAGCGCCAGCGTCGCCAGCTCGAAGAGGCGCTGGCCGAGCTGGAAGGCGGCAAGCCGGTCTACCGGCACGGCGGGCGCTGA